A genomic region of Devosia ginsengisoli contains the following coding sequences:
- a CDS encoding helix-turn-helix domain-containing protein has translation MNDVKDMQIGGRIKRLRRQKKIAQADLAQALGISASYLNLIEHNRRKVTVPLLFSIAGHFGVEPGELVDGDEGRLVGDLMEAFGDDLFADSDVTNLEIRDLAHANPAAARAILKLYDRYRLVAKSGPAPVAADEAEPFHLATDAISDFLQENANHFPDLEAAAERVRADIDHSGDNFDFGLRTYLFNVFGVDVRLASLPHGIARQFDQRRSHLLVSDILPAESALFLIAHQLGQLAAGSEIAAIIADSTLPEGDAPALARNVLSAYFAAALIMPYEPFLRACRDYRYDIERIARRFGASFEQVCHRMTTLQRKGASGIPLHLVRTDIAGNISKRFSLSGIHIPRHSGACPRWNVYSAFLSPERINIQLSQMPDGQRYFCIARTIAKGDHRYNAPRRYMSIGLGCSIHHAREMIYSDGMDLTGDSQLVPVGVGCRICPRLECGQRAHPPADHRFRLDDDVRPESLYARMA, from the coding sequence ATGAACGATGTCAAGGACATGCAGATCGGCGGCCGCATCAAGCGGCTGCGGCGGCAGAAGAAGATCGCCCAGGCCGACCTGGCCCAGGCTTTGGGCATTTCCGCCAGCTATCTCAATCTCATCGAACATAACCGGCGCAAGGTCACCGTGCCCCTGCTGTTCTCCATCGCCGGTCATTTCGGCGTCGAGCCGGGTGAGCTGGTTGATGGCGACGAAGGAAGGCTGGTCGGCGACCTGATGGAAGCCTTCGGCGATGACCTGTTTGCCGATAGCGACGTGACCAATCTGGAAATCCGCGACCTGGCCCATGCCAATCCGGCCGCCGCCCGCGCTATTCTCAAGCTCTATGACCGCTATCGGCTGGTGGCTAAATCCGGTCCGGCGCCGGTTGCCGCTGATGAAGCCGAGCCCTTCCACCTCGCCACCGATGCGATTTCCGATTTCCTGCAGGAAAACGCCAACCACTTCCCTGATCTGGAAGCGGCGGCCGAGCGCGTCCGTGCCGATATCGACCATAGCGGCGACAATTTCGACTTCGGCCTGCGGACCTATCTGTTCAATGTCTTCGGCGTGGATGTGCGGCTGGCCTCCCTGCCCCATGGCATTGCCCGCCAGTTCGACCAGCGGCGCAGCCACCTGCTGGTGTCCGATATCCTGCCGGCTGAATCGGCCCTGTTCCTCATCGCCCACCAGCTCGGCCAATTGGCTGCCGGCAGCGAGATTGCCGCCATTATTGCGGATTCCACCCTGCCCGAAGGCGATGCACCGGCTTTGGCGCGCAATGTGCTCTCGGCCTATTTCGCCGCCGCGCTCATCATGCCCTATGAGCCCTTCCTGCGCGCCTGCCGCGATTATCGCTACGATATCGAGCGTATCGCGCGCCGCTTCGGCGCCAGTTTCGAGCAGGTCTGCCACCGCATGACCACCTTGCAGCGCAAGGGCGCCTCCGGCATTCCGCTGCATCTGGTGCGCACCGATATTGCCGGCAATATCAGTAAGCGCTTCTCGCTGTCCGGCATTCATATTCCGCGCCATTCCGGCGCCTGCCCGCGCTGGAATGTCTATTCGGCTTTCCTCAGCCCGGAGCGCATCAATATCCAGCTTTCCCAGATGCCCGATGGCCAGCGCTATTTCTGCATCGCCCGCACTATCGCCAAGGGCGATCATCGCTACAATGCGCCCCGCCGCTACATGTCCATCGGCCTGGGCTGCTCGATCCACCATGCGCGGGAAATGATCTATTCCGACGGCATGGACCTGACGGGCGACAGCCAGCTCGTGCCGGTCGGCGTCGGCTGCCGCATCTGTCCGCGGCTCGAATGCGGCCAGCGCGCCCATCCCCCGGCCGATCATCGTTTCCGGCTGGACGATGATGTCAGGCCGGAAAGCCTCTATGCGCGGATGGCTTAA
- a CDS encoding aldose epimerase family protein: protein MGIAVTAFGAFGDKRVDQFRLVSDTGVTVDLISYGVVVRDWRVPVAGGERSVVLGFDNFDAYVAHSPHFGSLAGRVANRIKGASFELNGKTYKLAANAGDLQLHGGEEGLGRQVWDGQVDEANNAVRFTHFSPDGAMGYPGNVNFSATYTLRGNRLRLELSATTDQPTPISLVQHQYFNLGTGADVLDHTIQVNSSAYTELGADLAPTGAILPSRGTAYDLRMPRSMRDAAGKPVDYDIGMALDTGRSNADPIATVVSPDKDLTLKLWSDRPGVQVYNGVWTDIPVPGLNGRTYGKHSGFCLEDQAFADAVHNPHFPNVIHSPERPYRHWCEFEIA, encoded by the coding sequence ATGGGTATCGCGGTAACGGCGTTCGGCGCGTTTGGGGACAAAAGGGTGGATCAGTTCCGCCTGGTCAGCGATACCGGCGTTACCGTCGACCTCATTTCCTATGGCGTGGTGGTGCGCGACTGGCGCGTGCCGGTGGCGGGCGGCGAGCGCTCGGTGGTGCTCGGGTTCGACAATTTCGATGCCTATGTCGCGCATAGCCCGCATTTCGGCTCGCTGGCCGGGCGCGTGGCCAACCGCATCAAGGGCGCCTCGTTCGAGCTCAACGGCAAGACCTACAAGCTGGCGGCCAATGCCGGCGATTTGCAGTTGCATGGCGGCGAGGAAGGCCTGGGCCGGCAGGTGTGGGACGGGCAGGTGGACGAGGCCAACAATGCCGTGCGCTTCACCCATTTTTCGCCCGATGGCGCCATGGGCTATCCCGGCAATGTCAATTTCTCGGCGACCTATACCTTGCGGGGCAACCGCCTGCGGCTGGAGCTGAGCGCCACGACCGACCAGCCCACGCCGATCAGCCTGGTGCAGCACCAGTATTTCAACCTGGGCACAGGGGCCGATGTGCTGGATCACACGATCCAGGTCAATTCTTCGGCCTATACCGAGCTGGGCGCGGACCTGGCGCCGACCGGGGCCATCCTGCCGTCGCGGGGCACGGCCTATGACCTGCGCATGCCGCGCAGCATGCGCGACGCGGCGGGCAAGCCGGTCGACTACGATATCGGCATGGCGCTCGATACCGGCCGCAGCAATGCTGACCCGATCGCCACAGTGGTCTCGCCAGACAAGGATCTGACGCTGAAGCTGTGGAGCGATCGGCCGGGCGTGCAGGTCTATAATGGCGTGTGGACCGACATCCCGGTGCCGGGCCTCAATGGCAGGACCTATGGCAAGCATTCCGGCTTCTGCCTCGAGGACCAGGCCTTTGCCGATGCGGTGCATAATCCGCATTTCCCCAATGTGATCCATTCGCCTGAACGGCCCTATCGCCACTGGTGCGAGTTCGAAATCGCCTGA
- the xylB gene encoding xylulokinase, producing the protein MTYLGIDIGTSGVKALLIDEHGRALGEASAASVEPVRPHPGWSEQNPADWWTATLEAVDKLKASHPSELASVRGIGLSGHMHGATLLGKDDEVLRPCILWNDGRSAAECQVMEAALPSLRQISGNIAMPGFTAPKIAWIRKHEPQIYEKIAKVLLPKAYIRLLLTGEYVEDMSDAAGTLWLDVGKRDWSDELLAVTGLTRSHMPRLVEGSAVSGNLKRELAQRWGMDGLVVVAGGAGDNAASACGIGAIRPSEGFVSLGTSGVLFVSNERFSPNTEGAVHAFCHAIPETWHQMGVILSATDSLNWLSRITGQKQAELSAAAEAQFTGPGEEIFLPYLSGERTPHNNAGARGSFVGLSHLSDPARLAQAVMEGVTFAFRDSQRVLSDAGTKIDRLLAVGGGSKSALWLKLIATNLDMEIALPEDGDFGGALGAARLGLCAAEGASPATVMTMPPIKTVIAPDKNLSAAYSDQYARYRALYPAIEEARK; encoded by the coding sequence ATGACCTATCTTGGCATCGATATCGGCACGTCGGGCGTCAAGGCGCTGCTCATCGACGAGCATGGCCGCGCTTTGGGTGAAGCCTCGGCCGCATCGGTCGAGCCGGTTCGCCCGCATCCCGGCTGGTCCGAGCAGAATCCGGCCGATTGGTGGACGGCAACGCTTGAGGCTGTGGACAAGCTCAAGGCATCTCATCCGTCTGAACTGGCCTCGGTGCGTGGCATTGGCCTGTCCGGTCACATGCATGGCGCGACCCTGCTCGGCAAGGACGATGAAGTGCTCCGCCCCTGCATTCTCTGGAATGACGGCCGCTCGGCCGCCGAGTGCCAGGTGATGGAAGCCGCTCTCCCCAGCCTGCGCCAGATATCGGGCAATATCGCCATGCCCGGCTTCACGGCGCCCAAGATCGCCTGGATCCGCAAGCACGAGCCACAGATTTACGAGAAAATCGCCAAGGTCCTGCTGCCCAAGGCCTATATACGCCTGCTGCTGACGGGCGAATATGTGGAAGACATGTCCGACGCGGCAGGCACCCTGTGGCTCGATGTCGGCAAGCGCGACTGGTCCGACGAACTGCTCGCCGTCACCGGCCTTACCCGCTCGCACATGCCGCGCCTGGTCGAGGGCTCGGCCGTATCGGGCAATCTCAAGCGCGAACTGGCCCAGCGCTGGGGCATGGATGGCCTGGTCGTCGTGGCCGGCGGCGCCGGCGACAATGCCGCCTCCGCCTGCGGCATCGGCGCCATCAGGCCGAGCGAGGGCTTCGTGTCGCTTGGCACGTCGGGTGTGCTCTTCGTCTCCAACGAGCGCTTCAGCCCCAATACCGAAGGGGCCGTCCACGCTTTCTGCCACGCCATCCCCGAGACCTGGCACCAGATGGGCGTCATCCTCTCGGCCACCGATAGTCTCAACTGGCTGAGCAGGATTACCGGCCAGAAACAGGCCGAACTGTCCGCTGCTGCCGAGGCGCAGTTCACCGGGCCGGGCGAGGAAATCTTCCTGCCCTATCTCTCGGGCGAACGCACGCCGCACAACAATGCCGGCGCCCGCGGCTCCTTCGTCGGCCTCTCCCATCTCTCCGATCCGGCACGACTGGCCCAGGCGGTCATGGAGGGCGTCACCTTCGCCTTCCGCGACAGCCAGCGCGTGCTGTCAGACGCCGGCACGAAGATCGACCGGCTGCTGGCCGTCGGCGGCGGCAGCAAGTCTGCGCTCTGGCTCAAGCTGATCGCCACCAATCTCGACATGGAAATCGCCCTCCCCGAGGACGGCGATTTCGGCGGCGCGCTCGGCGCTGCCCGGCTCGGCCTCTGCGCCGCCGAGGGCGCCAGCCCCGCAACGGTGATGACCATGCCGCCCATCAAGACAGTCATTGCGCCCGACAAAAACCTGTCGGCCGCCTATTCCGACCAATATGCGCGCTATCGCGCACTCTATCCTGCCATCGAGGAGGCACGTAAGTGA
- the aceA gene encoding isocitrate lyase, which yields MLDKPIFPTPDYAPDRWRNIARTYSQADVARLSGSLPVRHTLAENGAKRLWELLQSEDFVPTLGTFTGNQAVQQVKAGLKAIYLSGWQVAADANSSGNMYPDQSLYPVDSVPSVVKRINKALQRADQIQTMEQADGIATTDLDFFVPIIADAEAGFGGALNVFELMKAMIEAGAAAVHFEDQLASEKKCGHLGGKVLVPTSQFIRTLNAARLAADVMGVPTLIMARTDAEAARLITSDIDDYDAPFVTGERTAEGFYRLKGGIDAAIARGIAYAPYADLIWCETSTPDLAEAKKFAEAVRKVHPEQMLAYNCSPSFNWAKHMDEAAMASFQREIAAMGYKYQFITLAGFHNLSLTTFELARAYKTDGMAGYSRLQQAEFAAETHGFSAVRHQREVGTSYFDAVSLAVSEGKSATTAMGESTETAQFH from the coding sequence ATGCTCGACAAGCCGATTTTCCCGACGCCCGATTATGCGCCCGACCGGTGGCGCAATATTGCCCGCACCTATAGCCAGGCCGATGTGGCGCGGCTGTCCGGTTCGCTGCCTGTTCGCCATACGCTGGCCGAGAACGGCGCCAAGCGGCTGTGGGAGCTCCTGCAGAGCGAAGATTTCGTGCCGACGCTTGGCACGTTTACCGGCAACCAGGCGGTGCAGCAGGTCAAGGCCGGGCTCAAGGCCATCTATCTCAGTGGCTGGCAGGTGGCGGCCGATGCCAATTCGTCGGGCAATATGTATCCCGACCAGAGCCTTTATCCGGTCGACAGCGTGCCATCGGTGGTCAAGCGGATCAACAAGGCCCTGCAGCGGGCCGACCAGATCCAGACCATGGAACAGGCCGACGGCATTGCTACGACTGATCTCGATTTCTTCGTGCCCATTATCGCCGATGCCGAGGCCGGCTTTGGCGGGGCACTCAACGTCTTCGAGCTGATGAAGGCCATGATCGAAGCGGGTGCCGCCGCGGTGCATTTCGAGGACCAGTTGGCCTCGGAGAAGAAATGCGGCCATCTGGGGGGCAAGGTGCTGGTGCCGACCAGCCAGTTCATCCGCACGCTCAATGCGGCGCGGTTGGCTGCCGACGTGATGGGCGTGCCGACGCTGATCATGGCGCGTACCGATGCCGAAGCGGCGCGGCTCATCACCTCCGATATCGACGATTATGATGCGCCTTTCGTCACTGGCGAGCGCACGGCCGAGGGGTTTTATCGGCTCAAGGGCGGGATCGACGCGGCCATTGCCCGCGGCATCGCCTATGCACCCTATGCCGACCTGATCTGGTGCGAAACCAGTACGCCTGATCTGGCCGAAGCCAAGAAGTTTGCCGAGGCGGTGCGCAAGGTCCATCCCGAGCAGATGCTGGCCTATAATTGCTCGCCCAGCTTCAACTGGGCCAAGCATATGGACGAGGCTGCCATGGCCAGTTTCCAGCGTGAAATCGCGGCCATGGGCTACAAATACCAGTTCATCACGCTGGCCGGCTTCCACAATCTCAGCCTGACCACGTTCGAACTGGCCCGCGCCTACAAGACGGACGGCATGGCCGGCTATTCCAGGCTGCAACAGGCCGAATTCGCCGCCGAGACGCATGGCTTTTCGGCGGTGCGCCACCAGCGCGAAGTGGGCACCAGCTATTTCGACGCCGTGTCGCTGGCGGTGAGCGAAGGCAAGAGCGCCACGACCGCCATGGGCGAGAGCACGGAGACGGCGCAGTTCCACTGA
- a CDS encoding LacI family DNA-binding transcriptional regulator has translation MNEIGLRRRATVHDVARAAGVSLATVDRVLNGRPGVRAATAEKVEAAIAEIGFQRDLGASLLARARDLKLTFIIPDGSNEFMASLAEAVERRAGPALTDRMHIETHRIKALDAHALARSLDALDIRHCDCAVIVAGEEPSVQAAVDGATRRGIVVMTLVSDLPGTQRRHFIGIDNEAAGRTAASLMGRFLPQGGKVAVIAGSLHLRDHADRLAGFRAGLAAEFPAIDLIGPIEGHDERSETQAIVAELLERHGDLAGLYNLGAGNAGLVAALEASSRSGTIRVIAHELTEPTRRGLHSGAIDVVLDQNPDGEIREAIAAARSLALGGNGQALTDPIEIGIFLRDNLR, from the coding sequence GTGAACGAGATCGGGTTGCGGCGCCGGGCAACGGTGCATGATGTGGCGCGGGCCGCCGGCGTTTCCCTCGCCACGGTCGATCGCGTGCTCAATGGCCGTCCGGGCGTCCGCGCCGCCACCGCCGAAAAGGTCGAGGCGGCTATTGCCGAGATCGGCTTCCAGCGCGATCTTGGCGCGTCGCTGCTGGCGCGCGCCCGCGACCTCAAGCTCACTTTCATCATTCCCGATGGCTCCAACGAATTCATGGCGAGCTTGGCCGAGGCGGTGGAGCGGCGGGCCGGTCCGGCCCTGACCGACCGCATGCATATCGAAACCCATCGCATCAAGGCGCTGGACGCCCATGCTTTGGCACGGAGCCTCGACGCCCTCGATATCAGGCATTGCGACTGCGCCGTCATCGTCGCCGGCGAAGAGCCTTCCGTGCAGGCGGCGGTCGATGGCGCCACGCGGCGCGGCATCGTGGTGATGACGCTGGTCTCCGACCTGCCCGGCACGCAGCGCCGACATTTCATCGGCATCGACAATGAAGCCGCCGGCCGCACTGCCGCATCGCTGATGGGCCGCTTCCTGCCTCAGGGCGGCAAGGTGGCCGTCATCGCCGGCTCGCTGCATCTGCGCGACCATGCCGACCGACTGGCCGGTTTCCGCGCCGGCTTGGCTGCCGAATTCCCCGCCATTGACCTTATCGGCCCCATCGAAGGCCATGACGAACGCAGCGAAACCCAGGCCATCGTTGCCGAGCTGCTGGAACGCCATGGCGATCTGGCCGGCCTCTACAATCTCGGCGCCGGCAATGCCGGTCTGGTTGCGGCGCTGGAGGCCTCGAGCCGATCAGGCACCATCCGCGTCATCGCCCACGAACTGACCGAGCCGACGCGGCGGGGCCTGCATTCGGGCGCCATCGATGTGGTGCTGGACCAGAACCCCGATGGCGAAATCCGCGAGGCCATTGCCGCGGCGCGCAGCCTGGCTTTGGGGGGCAATGGGCAGGCGCTGACCGACCCCATTGAAATCGGGATTTTCCTGCGCGACAATCTACGCTAA
- the xylA gene encoding xylose isomerase, which translates to MTDFFKGISPVKYEGADSTNPLAYRHYNKDEIVLGKRMEDHIRPGVAYWHTFAWEGGDPFGGRTFDRPWYDKGMEGARFKADVAFELFDLLDIPFFCFHDADIAPEGATLAESNRNVREIGEIFARKMEKSRTRLLWGTANLFSNRRYMSGAATNPDPEVFAYAAGQVKNVLELTHELGGANYVLWGGREGYETLLNTKIGQEQDQMGRFLHIVIEHAEKIGFKGQILIEPKPQEPSKHQYDFDVATVYGFLRKYGLETKVKCNIEVGHAFLANHSFEHELALAASLGILGSVDANRNDLQSGWDTDQFPNSVPETTLAFYQILKAGGLNSGGWNFDAKVRRQSIDPADLLHGHIGGLDVLARSLKAAAALIEDGTYDRTVDARYAGWNGAMGKDILAGKLSLADLAAKVDAENINPQPKSGQQEYLENLINRFV; encoded by the coding sequence GTGACGGATTTTTTCAAGGGCATTTCGCCGGTGAAGTATGAGGGTGCGGACAGCACCAACCCGCTGGCCTACCGCCACTACAACAAGGACGAAATCGTCCTCGGCAAAAGGATGGAAGACCATATCCGCCCCGGCGTCGCCTATTGGCACACCTTTGCCTGGGAGGGCGGCGACCCGTTCGGCGGCCGCACCTTCGATCGTCCCTGGTATGACAAGGGCATGGAAGGCGCGCGCTTCAAGGCCGACGTGGCCTTCGAGCTGTTCGACCTGCTCGATATCCCCTTCTTCTGCTTCCACGACGCCGATATCGCCCCCGAAGGCGCCACGCTCGCCGAGAGCAATCGCAATGTGCGCGAAATCGGCGAAATCTTCGCCCGCAAGATGGAAAAGAGCCGGACCCGCCTGCTCTGGGGCACGGCCAATCTGTTCTCCAACCGCCGCTATATGTCCGGCGCCGCGACCAATCCGGACCCCGAAGTCTTCGCCTATGCCGCCGGCCAGGTGAAGAATGTGCTGGAGCTGACCCATGAACTGGGCGGCGCCAATTACGTGCTATGGGGCGGCCGCGAGGGCTACGAAACCCTGCTCAATACGAAAATCGGCCAGGAACAGGACCAGATGGGCCGCTTCCTGCATATAGTCATCGAGCATGCGGAAAAGATCGGCTTCAAGGGCCAGATCCTGATCGAGCCCAAGCCGCAGGAACCGAGCAAGCACCAGTATGATTTCGACGTGGCGACGGTCTACGGCTTCCTGAGGAAGTACGGCCTTGAGACCAAGGTGAAGTGCAATATCGAGGTCGGCCACGCCTTCCTCGCCAATCACTCCTTCGAGCACGAACTGGCTCTGGCCGCCTCGTTGGGCATTCTCGGCTCGGTCGATGCCAACAGAAACGACCTGCAGTCCGGCTGGGATACCGATCAATTCCCCAATTCGGTGCCGGAAACCACCTTGGCCTTCTACCAGATCCTCAAGGCGGGCGGCCTCAACTCCGGCGGCTGGAATTTCGACGCCAAGGTGCGCCGCCAGTCCATCGATCCGGCCGACCTGCTGCATGGCCATATCGGCGGCCTCGACGTGCTCGCCCGTTCGCTCAAGGCGGCCGCGGCTCTCATCGAGGACGGCACCTATGACAGGACCGTCGATGCCCGCTATGCCGGCTGGAACGGCGCCATGGGCAAGGACATCCTCGCCGGCAAGCTGTCGCTCGCCGATCTGGCTGCCAAGGTCGACGCCGAAAACATCAACCCGCAGCCCAAATCCGGCCAGCAGGAATATCTCGAAAACCTGATCAACCGCTTCGTTTGA
- a CDS encoding epoxide hydrolase family protein, with product MTPFTIAIADAELADLKARLAATRFPRTLDGVGWDYGTEDGFLRRFVAYWGEQYDWRAAEARLNAFPQFIEEIDGESVHFVHVRGRGESNVPLLLTNGWPSNFVELLPLVPLLTEPVDGVAFDVVIPSLPGYGFSGQPTKPGMNLSQVAPLWAELMTRLNYPKFLISGSDMGAGAEMALVRQFPERLIGAHYVNVYSGFPRPEQPTPEEQAYFGTADYWAFAEGAYAMIQGTKPATLAVGLNDSPAGLASWVLEKYQKWGDTGGDVLNAFELDDLCTILSVYWFTQTIGSSVRLYKEAFADTELPKKAPKHAVPHAVLLPPTDNPAPRAWGERHLWNIVRWTELPCGGHFPALEIPETLAHDIRAFHGQIA from the coding sequence ATGACTCCCTTCACCATCGCGATAGCAGATGCCGAGCTGGCCGACCTCAAGGCGCGGCTGGCCGCGACCCGCTTTCCCCGCACGCTGGACGGCGTCGGCTGGGACTATGGCACCGAGGATGGCTTCCTGCGCCGCTTCGTCGCCTATTGGGGCGAGCAGTATGACTGGCGCGCCGCGGAAGCCCGGCTCAATGCTTTCCCGCAATTCATCGAGGAGATCGACGGCGAGAGCGTGCATTTCGTGCATGTGCGAGGCCGGGGCGAGAGTAACGTGCCACTGCTGCTGACCAATGGCTGGCCGAGCAATTTCGTCGAATTACTGCCGCTGGTGCCGCTGCTAACCGAGCCGGTCGATGGCGTGGCCTTCGATGTGGTCATTCCCTCGCTGCCCGGCTACGGCTTTTCCGGCCAGCCGACGAAACCGGGCATGAATCTGAGCCAGGTCGCGCCGCTCTGGGCCGAGTTGATGACGCGGCTCAACTATCCAAAATTCCTGATCTCGGGCTCGGATATGGGCGCGGGGGCCGAAATGGCGCTGGTGCGGCAATTTCCCGAGCGGCTGATCGGGGCGCATTACGTCAATGTCTATTCCGGCTTTCCGCGACCCGAACAGCCGACGCCGGAGGAGCAGGCCTATTTCGGCACGGCGGACTATTGGGCCTTTGCCGAGGGCGCCTATGCCATGATCCAGGGCACCAAGCCGGCCACTTTAGCCGTGGGGCTCAACGATTCCCCGGCGGGGCTGGCCAGCTGGGTGCTCGAAAAATACCAGAAATGGGGCGATACCGGCGGCGACGTGCTCAATGCCTTCGAGCTGGACGATCTCTGCACGATCCTGTCGGTCTATTGGTTCACCCAGACCATCGGCTCCTCGGTGCGGCTCTACAAGGAGGCCTTTGCCGACACAGAACTGCCCAAAAAGGCGCCGAAACATGCCGTTCCCCATGCCGTGCTGCTGCCGCCGACCGACAATCCGGCGCCGCGGGCCTGGGGTGAGCGGCATTTGTGGAACATCGTGCGCTGGACGGAACTGCCCTGCGGCGGGCATTTTCCGGCGCTCGAAATCCCCGAGACGCTGGCCCATGACATCCGTGCGTTCCATGGCCAGATCGCGTAG
- a CDS encoding DUF2189 domain-containing protein: MSTFHVISGAGDKLDMPVIRTITLGDLGDALRRGIADFWEKPSHYVLLVLIYPIVGIVLTVWMNGYYTWPLLYPLVGGFALLGPFAAIGLYEISRRREQGLDTSWYHAFEVLKSPAIGSIAALAVMLLAVFTLWLTAAQTLYESLFGASTPQTLGALLNQILTEPGGMTLIISGTMLGSLFAIFTLCTTVIAFPLLLDRDVGAFVAVETSFRAVMHNPVPMLAWGIIVGVGLFLGSLPLFVGLAVVIPIFGHATWHLYRKVVEPASVIRGS; encoded by the coding sequence ATGTCCACTTTCCACGTCATTTCCGGCGCGGGCGACAAGCTCGATATGCCGGTCATCCGCACGATCACTCTGGGCGACCTGGGCGATGCCCTGCGCCGGGGCATTGCCGATTTCTGGGAAAAGCCCAGCCACTATGTGCTGCTGGTTCTGATCTACCCCATTGTCGGCATCGTGCTGACCGTGTGGATGAATGGCTATTACACCTGGCCTTTGCTCTATCCCCTGGTGGGCGGCTTCGCGCTGCTCGGCCCCTTTGCCGCCATCGGGCTCTACGAGATTTCCCGGCGTCGCGAACAGGGCCTTGATACCTCCTGGTATCATGCTTTCGAAGTGCTGAAATCCCCCGCCATCGGCTCGATCGCCGCTTTGGCGGTCATGCTGCTGGCCGTCTTCACCCTGTGGCTGACGGCGGCGCAGACGCTGTATGAAAGCCTGTTCGGCGCCTCGACGCCGCAGACGCTGGGCGCGTTGCTGAACCAGATTCTCACCGAGCCCGGCGGCATGACGCTGATCATATCAGGCACCATGCTGGGGTCGCTCTTCGCCATCTTCACCCTCTGCACCACGGTCATCGCCTTCCCGCTGCTGCTCGATCGCGACGTGGGAGCGTTTGTCGCTGTCGAAACCTCGTTCCGCGCCGTCATGCACAATCCGGTGCCCATGCTGGCATGGGGCATTATCGTGGGCGTGGGCCTGTTCCTCGGCTCGCTGCCGCTCTTTGTCGGGCTGGCCGTGGTCATCCCCATTTTCGGCCATGCGACATGGCACCTCTACCGCAAGGTGGTGGAGCCGGCCTCCGTCATCAGGGGGTCCTAA
- a CDS encoding helix-turn-helix transcriptional regulator, producing the protein MDKTERLFAVMDALRRHRRPVTAAALAEEQGVSVRTLYRDVQTLIGLGAPIDGEAGVGYMLKPGFFLPPLMFTPEELEALVLGARWVGAQPDDGLGHAAQNALAKIATASPEDLRDRINDTGLWPVAVWSANSRQPMPVLGQVRQAMRTEKALQISYADENGNPSERAIWPVQLAYYEGKQVIAAWCCLRTAFRNFRTDRIVELTITDARYGKRRAVLEREWRDSWQHDPRWQGGA; encoded by the coding sequence ATGGACAAAACCGAGCGCCTGTTTGCCGTCATGGATGCCTTGCGGCGGCACAGACGGCCCGTTACGGCAGCAGCTTTGGCCGAGGAACAGGGCGTTTCCGTGCGTACGCTCTATCGCGACGTGCAGACGCTTATCGGGCTGGGCGCACCCATCGATGGCGAAGCGGGGGTGGGCTATATGCTGAAACCCGGCTTCTTCCTGCCGCCGCTGATGTTCACGCCCGAAGAGCTGGAAGCGCTGGTGCTGGGCGCGCGCTGGGTCGGCGCGCAGCCCGATGACGGGCTGGGCCATGCCGCTCAGAATGCCCTTGCCAAGATCGCCACGGCCTCGCCCGAGGATTTGCGCGACCGCATCAACGATACCGGGCTCTGGCCCGTCGCGGTGTGGAGCGCCAATTCGCGGCAGCCCATGCCTGTTCTCGGCCAGGTGCGGCAGGCCATGCGCACGGAAAAGGCGCTGCAGATTTCTTACGCGGACGAGAACGGCAATCCGAGCGAGCGCGCCATCTGGCCGGTACAACTGGCCTATTACGAGGGCAAGCAGGTGATTGCCGCCTGGTGCTGCCTGCGCACCGCCTTCCGCAATTTCCGCACCGATCGCATTGTCGAACTGACGATAACCGACGCGCGCTATGGCAAGCGGCGCGCCGTGCTGGAACGGGAATGGCGCGACAGTTGGCAGCACGATCCGCGCTGGCAGGGCGGCGCTTAG